A single genomic interval of Argopecten irradians isolate NY chromosome 8, Ai_NY, whole genome shotgun sequence harbors:
- the LOC138329404 gene encoding putative beta-hexosaminidase yields the protein MGDLQPCGPVILLLLSLICTTSANVANIANSLKARYELINHNPTGSYYASITLTNTGAMPITAAGQWSLYICHENLIEFERFNLTSGQYLPTWRGGFRLSHVKGCMYKFTPDPAKFTAIGAGQERRITFLAALSISGVYDVYPNMYLADRTHSAVIPTTSDYRYFVSPFENIFQYTRDPPMDPVLPVSPVRSYMLLVNQTYPTLAPGDIIPTPKQKSDAFNGKKITIDNTWRIYHKITDNPSFQNVPMIMDYFASKLGIQQIPFSPNAPQQKVVVIDDENPPPGTENPDEWYTLTVSADHTYAKITGRTSHGIFNGFQSLQNVMSIKTGQNGQSFIEVPQLIMKDSPRFEYRGLLLDVASNFVKVSTIKLLLQAMALVKLNKLQLMLANDYAVRLEIDSIPGFHLVGSRRCHDENEDSCLFSQLGSEPSGQGVGSGYYSAAEYKDILATAKLLHIEIIPMWSFDSNMRASEIAMRAYSKATNDKSMDWSLPALDAESHFKPNLYRMGKVDPCAAETEKFIRTIVTTIRSYHEAAGYPLKTFSVGGEDTDIEAWMAKCTARRNPNMAKEHPYVQTKLAFTRMLAQVAVDNGITLNAFDNQFTAFPTRCQSNTNANCPDWLMPFDKSKWYPSQFKVSVTHRDPRVMANNRLQVKGVNATNITDYDRETKMKMFQRNGYQAIISLLDVLDFSVKQEPNPYVPGEMMFGRTPVPVQHVFSMWPEAMCCSRYECFVQTNPDGYVHKQGFHPPVCLEDVNAPGPLGIQAFISTRKIRTEADLFQLLFPRLLALAERAWHRASWENTVKRSIREIMHAARIAEIQDFQKFKAILGTKLLPLLDRHGVLYYMTPPGAVLRNLTSNINDTNKAVSAKTEYPGFVPQIKTDKMSDFQDIVDDTRYDIKHAEFRTRNQASTRFSRSEIVRTDYTDKYAREHIDIRNKLDQNSFLEYPILTRFRGQDDPSGVNSYALRVNIPLYFDKEFNMYFNKTGYDAFILRKPILRREQEQIRERHLQMLQQRRELLLQQSRQGAAAPPGASQNQFNGPMTSNQNRMTTQNFNPMSSNAQNPNAMSSGIRTSLMMNSDNPMGSTNRVQG from the exons ATGGGGGATTTACAGCCCTGTGGACCAGTGATACTCCTCCTGCTCTCTCTAATAT gTACAACATCAGCGAATGTGGCAAATATAGCAAATAGTTTGAAGGCGAGATATGAACTAATAAACCACAATCCTACAGGTTCCTACTATGCCTCCATTACTTTAACTAACACCGGAGCCATGCCAATCACTGCGGCAGGGCAATGGAGTCTTTATATCTGCCATGAAAACCTCATTGAGTTTGAAAGATTTAACTTAACCTCAGGCCAATATCTTCCTACGTGGCGTGGAGGCTTCCGGTTGTCACACGTTAAAGGATGTATGTACAAGTTCACCCCTGATCCGGCTAAGTTCACAGCGATCGGCGCAGGACAAGAAAGGCGGATAACATTCCTGGCAGCATTGTCCATTAGTGGTGTATACGATGTCTATCCGAACATGTACCTCGCTGACAGAACACATTCAGCAGTTATACCAACTACAAGTGATTATCGTTATTTTGTCAGTCCGTTTGAGAACATCTTTCAGTACACACGAGACCCGCCAATGGACCCGGTGCTGCCGGTGTCACCAGTAAGGAGCTATATGTTGCTGGTGAATCAAACCTACCCGACTCTTGCACCAGGGGACATCATCCCAACACCTAAGCAGAAAAGTGACGCATTCAATGGAAAGAAGATTACAATTGACAATACATGGAGAATCTACCATAAAATTACAGACAACCCTTCTTTCCAAAACGTGCCCATGATAATGGATTACTTCGCAA gtAAGCTAGGTATACAACAAATTCCCTTTTCTCCTAACGCCCCACAACAGAAGGTAGTTGTAATCGACGATGAGAACCCCCCTCCTGGCACGGAAAACCCGGACGAATGGTATACTCTAACTGTGAGTGCTGACCATACCTACGCCAAGATCACGGGCAGGACATCCCATGGAATATTCAATGGGTTCCAATCATTACAGAATGTCATGTCAATAAAGACGGGCCAGAATGGACAATCGTTTATCGAGGTACCACAGTTGATAATGAAAGACTCGCCGAGATTTGAATATCGAGGACTTCTTCTTGACGTCGCCTCCAACTTTGTGAAAGTATCCACGATAAAGTTGCTTCTCCAAGCAATGGCCTTGGTCAAACTGAACAAATTACAACTGATGCTTGCCAATGATTATGCTGTAAGGCTGGAGATTGATAGTATACCTGGCTTCCATCTC GTGGGCTCAAGGAGGTGTCATGACGAAAATGAAGATAGTTGTTTGTTTTCCCAATTGGGATCTGAACCTAGCGGTCAAGGAGTCGGCTCCGGATACTATTCTGCTGCAGAATATAAAGACATCCTTGCTACAGCAAAATTACTTCACATTGAAATTATCCCGATGTGGAGTTTTGATAGTAACATGAGAGCCTCAGAAATAGCCATGCGGGCGTATAGCAAAGCAACCAATGATAAGTCCATGGACTGGAGTTTACCAGCACTGGATGCAGAATCTCATTTTAAACCAAATCTTTATAGGATGGGTAAAGTAGACCCATGTGCAGCGGAAACCGAGAAATTCATCAGAACAATAGTAACGACTATAAGATCCTACCATGAAGCGGCTGGCTACCCTCTGAAGACGTTCAGTGTGGGCGGGGAGGATACGGACATTGAAGCGTGGATGGCAAAATGCACTGCTCGTAGAAATCCAAACATGGCCAAAGAACATCCATATGTACAAACAAAGCTCGCCTTCACCAGAATGCTAGCCCAGGTTGCCGTAGATAATGGCATAACGTTGAACGCCTTTGATAATCAATTCACAGCCTTTCCCACAAGATGCCAGAGTAATACTAATGCTAACTGCCCAGACTGGTTGATGCCTTTTGATAAATCAAAATGGTACCCAAGTCAATTTAAAGTGTCTGTTACGCATAGAGACCCGAGAGTTATGGCCAACAACAGACTGCAAGTGAAAGGGGTTAATGCTACCAACATCACAGACTACGATCGGGAAACGAAGATGAAGATGTTTCAAAGAAACGGGTACCAG GCAATTATATCCTTGCTGGACGTCCTAGACTTTTCTGTGAAGCAGGAGCCCAATCCGTATGTCCCTGGTGAAATGATGTTTGGCAGGACACCTGTTCCAGTGCAGCACGTATTCAGCATGTGGCCGGAGGCTATGTGTTGCTCTAGGTACGAGTGTTTCGTCCAAACCAATCCTGATGGATATGTACACAAACAAGGATTCCACCCACCAGTCTGTCTTGAAGATGTCAACGCACCGGGACCCTTAG GTATACAAGCCTTCATTTCAACCCGAAAAATCCGTACTGAAGCAGATCTGTTCCAGCTACTCTTTCCACGATTACTTGCCCTTGCCGAAAGGGCATGGCATCGTGCCAGTTGGGAGAACACAGTGAAAAGATCAATTCGGGAAATTATGCATGCAGCTAGAATTGCTGAAATACAGGACTTCCAGAAATTCAAAGCCATCCTTGGCACAAAACTTTTGCCTTTGTTAGATAGACATGGTGTGCTTTATTATATGACTCCACCGGGGGcagt TTTGAGAAACCTGACCTCTAACATAAATGACACCAATAAGGCAGTATCGGCGAAAACGGAGTACCCGGGATTCGTACCTCAAATCAAAACTGACAAAATGAGTGATTTCCAAGACATTGTTGACGACACACGTTATGATATAAAACATGCGGAATTCAGAACAAg AAACCAGGCATCAACCAGATTCAGCAGAAGCGAGATTGTTCGAACTGAT TATACGGATAAATATGCACGAGAACACATTGATATTAGAAACAAACTAGACCAGAATTCGTTTTTGGAATATCCTATTCTAACTCGATTCCGTGGACAGGACGACCCATCCGGTGTTAATTCCTATGCTTTAAGAGTCAATATACCGCTATACTTCGACAAagaatttaatatgtattttaacaaGACTGGATACGACGCCTTCATATTAAGGAAGCCAATCTTAAGAAGAGAACAAGAACAGATAAGAGAACGCCATCTCCAGATGCTACAACAGAGGAGGGAGTTACTATTACAACAAAGTAGACAAGGGGCAGCCGCGCCACCTGGTGCCAGTCAAAACCAATTCAATGGCCCAATGACGAGCAACCAAAATAGGATGACTACACAGAATTTTAATCCAATGAGTTCCAATGCACAGAATCCTAATGCAATGAGTTCTGGCATCAGGACCTCATTAATGATGAATTCAGATAATCCGATGGGTTCTACGAATAGAGTTCAAGGGTAG